CCGGAAAAGCTGCACGGTCAGCATCCCGGTGATGTTCTCGTTCAGGCGGCTGTTCACGCTGGCCTGCTGCAAGCGGGTGGTGCGGAAGGCGTCGCGCAGCTTGGTCCGGAAGAAGTTGGTCGCCACGAACAGCACCGGCAACACCGTGAAGCTGATGAGCGCCAGTTTCCAGTTCACCCACAGCATGACGGCGGCGTAGATCAGGATCAGCAGGCTGCTGGTGATCAGGCTGACCAGCCCGCCCGTGATGAACTGGTTGATCGCGTCCACGTCGCTGGTCACGCGGGTGATCAGCCGCCCGACCGGGTTCTGGTCGAAGTAGGCCAGGTGCAGACGCTGGAGCTTGCTGAACACGTCCGCGCGGATATCACGCAGCACGTTCTGCCCCAGGTAGCCCACGGCGAGGGTCAGCGCGTAGTTCAGCGCGAACTGCGCCACCCGCAGGCCCATGTACAGCAGCACCATCACGGTCAGCCCGCGGTAGAGCGCCTCCGCGTTCAGGCTGGAGTTCTGCTCGAAGGGCGAGAGAAAGGCGTCGATGGCGTGTTTCTGAATCAACGTGGGCAGCGGCGACAGCACCGCCATCAGCAGCGCGACCACGATGGCAATCACGGCCAGGAGCGTGTAGGGCCTGAGGTAGGCGAGGATGCGCCGCGTGAGGTGGGCATCGAAGCCCTTCCTGGCGGCGTCGAGGGGATCGGGCGCGGTCACTTCACGGCCTCCTGGGGCAGGGCGCGGCCGGGCAGGGCCTGGTCTTCGAGGGCGGCGTCTTCGAGGTCGTCGGCGGCCGCCTCCACGTCGCGGACCCCCTCGTCGTCGCGGTCGAGGTCGGAGGCGAGGCGCTGGAGGCGTTCAATCTCGGCGTAGTGGCCGCCCGCCGCGAGCAGCCCGTCGTGGGTGCCCTGCTCGATCACGCGGCCCTCGTCCAGCACCACGATCTGGTCGGCGTGGCGCAGGGTGCTGACGCGGTGGGCGATCAGGATGACCGTCCGGCCCTGCGCGACCTCACGCAGCCCGTCCAGAATCCGGCGCTCGGTCTCGGTGTCCACGGCCGAGAGGCTGTCGTCCAGAATCAGGATGCTCGGCTCGCGCACGATGGCGCGGGCGATGGCCGTGCGCTGCCGCTGCCCGCCCGACAGCGTCACGCCGCGTTCCCCCAGCACCGTGTCGTAGCCCTGCGGAAAGCCCTCCACGTCGCCCGACAGACCGGCCAGCCGGGCGGCCTCCCGCACCCGCGTCATATCGGGGCGCGGCGGCAGCTCGGGCGGCGCGGGGGCCTTCAACACACTGACGCCGGTGGGAATGGCGGGCAGGTCCTGTCCCTCCAGCCCGAAGCCGATGTTGTTGGCAATCGTGTCGCTGAACAGGAAGGGTTCCTGCGGCACCACCGAGACGTTCTCGCGCAGCACCCGCAGCGGAATCTGGCGCACATCGTGACCGTCGATCCGCACCACACCGCTCGTGGGGTCCATGCTGCGGGTGATCAGCGCCGCCAGCAGCGTCTTGCCGCTCCCGGTCGGCCCGGTGATGCCCAGAAAGGTCCCGGCGGGCACATGCAGATTCACGTGGTCGAGCACCGTGCGGTCGCCGTAGCGCAGCGTCACGTCCTCGAAGCTCACGTCCCCCTGCAGGGTGCGGATGGAGGGGTCGGTCCGCCCCGGCTCGTCGTGAACCAGGGGGCGCGCGTCGAGCAGCTCGCGCAGCCGCCGCCACGAGGCCAGGCCGCGCTGGGTCACGCCGGTGATCCAGCCGATCATCATCATCGGCCAGGCCAGGCGGTCGAGCGTGCCCACGAACTGCGCGAACTTGCCCACTGTGAAGTCCCCGCCTCCCTGCGGAAACAGGATCAGGCGGCCACCCACCAGCAGGATCGCCCCGAAGGTCAACCCGATCAGCAGGTTGGTAAAGGACCGCAGCGGGCCGTCCACCTTGGTCAGTGCGATGTTGCGCCGCAGCAGTTCCAGGTTCATCGCCCGGTAGTCCGCGATCTCGCGGTCCTCGATGGCATAGCCCTTGACCACCCGCGCGCCGCTGAAGTTCTCCTGCGCCTTCCCGGCGATCAGGCTGTTCTGCTCCTGCACCAGCGTGTGCCGCTGGTTGATCAGGCGCGCCAGGTAGTACAGCAGCCCCACGATGACCGGCAGCACCGCGATCACGATCAGGGTCAGTTGCCAGCTCAGGCCGAACATCACGCTGAAGGCCGTCAGGAAGCTCGACACGATGTTGACGATCTGCCACGTGCCGAAGCCCAGCATCTCGCGCACGGCGCTGAGGTCGCCGGTCAGGCGGTTCATGATGTCGCCGGTGCGCGAGCGGTCGTAGTACGCCTTGTCGAGCGTCTGGAGGTTCATGTAGATGTCGCGGCGCATCTCGTACTCGGTCTGCCGCGAGGCAACCACGACCTGGCGGCGCATCACCAGCGTCAGGACACCGGCAGTGACGGCCGCCAGCACGATGCCCAGCGCATACAGCCCCACCTGCGCGAGCGTCACGCCCGGTGTGGTGGGGTTGCCGTCGGTGGCCCGCGTCAGGCCGTCGATGGTGAGGCGAATGTAGTAGTACGGCAGCAGGTTGACGCTGTTGGCAATCACCACGGCAATGATGCCGATGAGGTACTGCCGCCGATGCATCCGCAGGTAGGGCCAGAGCGTTCGGAAACTGTCCAAGGGGTCCACCTCAGGGGAAAAACCGTGAGAACTCAGGGCGAAGGGGCGGTCCAGGGCCAGCGGCCCGAAGTGCGGCCAGTCTACGCCCCCTGGCCAAGGGGGAAATGCGCGTAATGGCGGAGTCCGGGGCCAGGGCCGGGGGTAGAGGGCGGGACCCGGGCGCGTGCCAGAGCGAAAAAACGCCGTCCAGCGCGCAGGACCCGGCAAGACATTGGGCGTGTTGACACCCTGGGGGGCCGGTGCTACTATTCACAGCCGGAAGTGAGCGCGCGAGTGCGAGCTTCCACGCTCAGGGGCGAGATTTTTCAAGCCTTCTGGCTGCGATAAAGGTGCCACCCTAGCTCAACTGGTAGAGCACCCGACTTGTAATCGGAAGGTTGGGAGTTCGATTCTCCTGGGT
The nucleotide sequence above comes from Deinococcus carri. Encoded proteins:
- a CDS encoding ABC transporter ATP-binding protein, producing the protein MHRRQYLIGIIAVVIANSVNLLPYYYIRLTIDGLTRATDGNPTTPGVTLAQVGLYALGIVLAAVTAGVLTLVMRRQVVVASRQTEYEMRRDIYMNLQTLDKAYYDRSRTGDIMNRLTGDLSAVREMLGFGTWQIVNIVSSFLTAFSVMFGLSWQLTLIVIAVLPVIVGLLYYLARLINQRHTLVQEQNSLIAGKAQENFSGARVVKGYAIEDREIADYRAMNLELLRRNIALTKVDGPLRSFTNLLIGLTFGAILLVGGRLILFPQGGGDFTVGKFAQFVGTLDRLAWPMMMIGWITGVTQRGLASWRRLRELLDARPLVHDEPGRTDPSIRTLQGDVSFEDVTLRYGDRTVLDHVNLHVPAGTFLGITGPTGSGKTLLAALITRSMDPTSGVVRIDGHDVRQIPLRVLRENVSVVPQEPFLFSDTIANNIGFGLEGQDLPAIPTGVSVLKAPAPPELPPRPDMTRVREAARLAGLSGDVEGFPQGYDTVLGERGVTLSGGQRQRTAIARAIVREPSILILDDSLSAVDTETERRILDGLREVAQGRTVILIAHRVSTLRHADQIVVLDEGRVIEQGTHDGLLAAGGHYAEIERLQRLASDLDRDDEGVRDVEAAADDLEDAALEDQALPGRALPQEAVK